A region of Zeugodacus cucurbitae isolate PBARC_wt_2022May chromosome 5, idZeuCucr1.2, whole genome shotgun sequence DNA encodes the following proteins:
- the LOC105215596 gene encoding uncharacterized protein LOC105215596: protein MANADMDMKANLTDLSRIPVKEFEKHFRDWMERDDVARSLQAKLRTDLISNFNKTALGRQILAQTTTTTTGGSTQRLTLSPLVLALNTLVAEFLYAQNCHFSLSVFCTEVPFRNTLPDFESSSHFRFSGDEIKEILEAIFTKSAQETPFKNSISRKYEHNKNVSLLMVIIRYLLKQKEEYAKKIASIKPGTVTEGTQTTIKNSSPHEPEPPQPPEDYSKKSCAKNELPNTNIRYLNKYLVILSTKVKEMSEQLYDLRHNRNSLPTTRLAKSVRTRHYDKLNLSLERITNQLKHMTHTKRKNKQVGAVVSAVDALATQFTKCVESFRTVSRELIASNEKQTQLQHILPPKPVLSQAAVQVDLSYEPTNCSEHKKSAAEKSYTDWVHEMRHTKNGQKFLDRIEVSLKKALNKQRDLLRKESDEKLRHQKEVLKIQYKEKLMEHVCRLPQYDYSNEARLLNESIGQQLKVFESRHSELLQKIQHVHKTEANLATQETGKETAQTDMTDEIVRRVVREMEPKINTISPQCSNHAEELPASDTRARDPLLKDVVNTQKQLQKMAQSIAQQERTVDQIVYEAKMRIQELENESNQLELNFRNYLDRQRLQAETMREVVSSLSESNKKEVPKVADSYRKTLKDIRTSSALRTENERRELKIKKHNKAVKSKDSLLDLTDQENKSPNFEYPNAIMEAKTKLFKSDRQCEFKSYGKRGSDDEEFKPLGFEPYYYNRNFGSCESQINLLTNNAHSTEWNENTSRLLIAEPRTDVVNFNNNNHTASARSTGVPLQRAYAILPHPPQTSASKIDQLRSKPTTAAEASRTFGAKPVQTEAATAMSTVTTKTTSVSTVVIAAAAKGADKHDAERVPDAIFQHQESGSQTSSNDNGSQDHQSASDRSKNSGRSNKSVEEEAPDTVSSTSTSKKESSPRGKVRDTDKKDAVGDTTDAKNPVEATMNLMETMERMHRLFSDTPTGEMKKKPHTQVNLLEKEKTKLKQRIPQNNQQKQHLLSPKSKKTVKNPSVANEDPSTSRKCKQSKTERKERRAKPAKSAETLKPSVHVEEALNTFASSDVNARKSPAERSVTTTRPQYYNITSSATAINVLAPTISSTTFSICLEDNLKEVVSESSIEIASMVEAVDEEIELDELVAAVEEEEEAEEEVDEEYEPMGNGKVNSVPLAAIEEVSGVSSSSSSAVHMSTCGGGGGGAERRKKSDSGSDFWE, encoded by the exons ATGGCTAATGCGGACATGGATATGAAAGCCAACCTGACCGATTTATCGAGGATACCAGTCAAGGAGTTCGAGAAACATTTCCGTGACTGGATGGAGCGCGACGATGTGGCGCGGTCGTTACAAGCAAAGCTGCGAACCGATCTCATATCAAACTTCAACAAAACTGCTTTAG gacGTCAAATTTTGGCTCAAACTACAACAACCACCACCGGCGGCTCCACGCAGCGTCTGACGCTCTCGCCATTGGTGTTGGCGCTCAACACACTCGTTGCTGAATTTCTCTATGCACAAAACTGCCACTTTTCGCTGTCAGTATTCTGCACGGAGGTGCCATTTCGAAACACACTTCCGGACTTTGAGAGTTCGTCGCATTTCCGTTTCAGCGGCGATGAGATCAAAGAAATCTTAGAAGCCATATTTACTAAATCAGCACAAGAGACcccatttaaaaatagtattagtaGAAAATATGAAcacaataaaaatgtttcactGCTAATGGTGATCATCCGTTATTTATTGAAGCAGAAGGAAGAATACGCGAAGAAAATTGCCTCTATAAAACCTGGCACTGTTACTGAGGGAACACAGACTACAATAAAAAACAGTTCACCACATGAACCAGAGCCTCCACAGCCGCCAGAGGACTATTCTAAAAAGAGTTGTGCGAAAAATGAGCTACCCAATACCAACATAAGATACCTCAACAAATATCTAGTGATACTCTCCACCAAAGTAAAGGAAATGTCTGAACAACTATACGACTTGCGGCATAATCGCAACAGTTTGCCGACCACACGTCTTGCCAAAAGTGTGCGTACGCGTCACTACGACAAGCTGAACCTCAGCCTAGAGCGTATCACGAATCAACTGAAGCACATGACGCACACAAagcgcaaaaacaaacaagtggGTGCAGTTGTCTCAGCGGTCGACGCATTGGCGACGCAGTTTACCAAGTGCGTCGAAAGTTTCCGTACAGTTTCGCGAGAGCTGATCGCCAGCAATGAGAAACAAACTCAATTACAACATATCTTGCCACCCAAGCCGGTGCTTTCGCAAGCTGCAGTGCAGGTGGATCTTTCCTACGAGCCAACTAATTGTAGTGAGCACAAGAAGTCCGCGGCTGAAAAATCCTACACAGACTGGGTGCATGAGATGCGGCATACGAAGAACGGACAAAAGTTTTTGGATCGg ATAGAAGTATCGCTCAAGAAAGCGTTAAATAAGCAGCGTGATCTATTAAGAAAGGAATCCGATGAAAAACTACGACACCAAAAAGAAGTgctcaaaatacaatataagGAAAAATTAATGGAG CATGTTTGCCGTCTTCCACAATACGATTACTCCAATGAAGCGCGTTTGCTCAACGAGAGCATTGGACAGCAGCTGAAGGTATTCGAGAGCCGTCATTCGGAGCTTTTGCAGAAAATTCAACATGTACACAAGACTGAAGCCAATTTAGCTACGCAAGAAACAGGAAAGGAAACAGCGCAAACCGACATGACAGACGAAATAGTACGCAGAGTGGTTAGAGAAATG GAACccaaaattaatacaattagtCCTCAGTGCTCCAACCATGCAGAAGAACTGCCAGCTTCCGACACCCGTGCACGAGATCCGCTGCTGAAGGATGTGGTGAATACACAGAAACAGCTGCAGAAGATGGCACAAAGCATAGCGCAGCAAGAGCGTACTGTGGACCAAATTGTTTATGAGGCCAA GATGCGTATACAAGAGCTCGAGAATGAGAGCAATCAATTGGAATTGAATTTCCGCAATTACCTGGATCGACAACGTTTGCAGGCCGAAACTATGCGCGAAGTAGTATCCAGCCTCTCAGAGAGCAATAAAAAGGAGGTGCCGAAAGTTGCCGACAGCTATCGCAAGACTTTAAAAGATATCCGAACGTCTTCCGCGTTGCGAACGGAAAACGAACGTCGggagttgaaaattaaaaagcacAATAAAGCGGTTAAATCCAAAGATTCACTCTTAGATTTAACGGACCAGGAAAATAAAAGTCCGAATTTCGAATATCCCAATGCAATTATGGAAGCGAAAACAAAACTGTTTAAAAGTGATCGCCAGTGTGAATTTAAAAGCTATGGCAAGAGGGGTAGTGATGATGAAGAATTTAAGCCACTAGGTTTTGAACCGTACTATTATAATCGGAATTTCGGCTCTTGTGAGTCACAAATCAATTTGTTAACGAACAATGCGCACTCAACTGAATGGAATGAAAACACTTCAAGGCTTTTAATAGCCGAGCCACGAACTGACGTCGtaaattttaacaacaacaaccatacagCGAGTGCGAGAAGCACTGGTGTACCGCTTCAAAGAGCCTATGCAATACTACCTCATCCACCACAAACAAGCGCGTCTAAAATTGACCAGCTGAGAAGTAAACCAACGACTGCAGCCGAAGCCTCAAGAACATTTGGCGCAAAACCAGTGCAGACGGAGGCAGCGACAGCTATGTCAACAGTGACTACCAAAACTACCTCGGTATCTACTGTTGTTATAGCTGCTGCTGCGAAGGGCGCAGATAAACACGACGCAGAGCGAGTGCCGGATGCGATTTTCCAACATCAGGAATCCGGCTCACAAACATCCAGTAACGATAATGGCAGTCAGGACCATCAAAGCGCGAGTGATCGCAGCAAAAATAGCGGCAGAAGCAATAAAAGTGTCGAGGAGGAGGCGCCAGACACAGTGAGTAGTACGAGCACCAGTAAAAAGGAGAGCAGTCCAAGGGGGAAGGTGAGAGATACTGATAAAAAAGACGCTGTTGGCGATACCACTGACGCCAAAAATCCGGTAGAAGCCACAATGAACTTAATGGAAACAATGGAGCGAATGCATCGGCTCTTTTCTGATACACCAACAGGTGAAATGAAGAAAAAGCCACACACCCAAGTCAATCTATTAGAGAAAGAGAAAACGAAGCTAAAACAAAGAATTCCtcaaaataatcaacaaaaacaacatctaTTGAGCCCAAAAAGTAAGAAAACTGTCAAAAATCCGTCTGTAGCAAACGAAGATCCCAGTACTTCCCGAAAATGTAAGCAAAGTAAAACGGAGCGAAAGGAGCGCCGTGCAAAACCCGCGAAAAGCGCGGAAACACTGAAACCTAGCGTACATGTTGAGGAAGCTTTAAATACATTTGCCAGCTCCGATGTGAATGCACGTAAGAGCCCGGCGGAAAGATCAGTGACAACAACAAGACCGCAGTACTACAATATTACAAGTTCCGCGACGGCAATCAATGTCTTGGCACCAACAATTTCTTCCACAACCTTCTCCATCTGCCTAGAAGATAACCTAAAAGAAGTGGTGAGCGAGTCATCGATCGAAATCGCCAGCATGGTCGAAGCAGTCGATGAGGAGATCGAATTAGATGAGCTGGTAGCTGCGGTGGAAGAGGAGGAAGAGGCCGAAGAGGAGGTCGATGAGGAGTACGAACCGATGGGAAATGGCAAAGTGAACTCGGTGCCGCTGGCCGCGATCGAAGAGGTGTCTGGCGTCAGTTCTTCATCCAGCAGTGCGGTCCACATGTCCACttgcggcggcggtggcggtggtgcAGAGCGCAGAAAGAAAAGTGATAGTGGCAGCGATTTCTGGGAGTAA